A window of bacterium genomic DNA:
GACTTGCTCCAACTGCAGCACTCTTTCTGCTCAACAACAAGAAGTTTGAACTCTCCCAACTCGAGAAAGAACACAGCGTCAATATTTTCATTCTGGCTGACGGTCGCCTAAGAGCAGATGAGTACCAGTTTGAGATGGAGAAGTAACGGCCCACCGCCTTGTCGAGACACGTGAACGAAATAGGAAAGAGGGTTCTCTTGAGCTCTCATCCTTTTCGATCGGAATGGGGGCGCGTCAACTCCTGAGTGCTGCACAGCTCCTGCTCAGCACCAAGACCCGACACCTCTTGGTGGCTCACCCATGTGAGAATTATAATGAACGACTCTGGTGCAGCTGAGCCTGCCGGCCATGAACCGATTCGTGGAACGAGCTATCCAGCAGCTCGTTACGCCTCTCAAAAACTCCCTCAAAAAACGGTGTCAAGTCTCAGAAAATACGTTGCCGAGCGCACCGGGCTTTGTTAGCTTTAAGTAGCTTAAATAACGCGAGAACCTTCTCACTGTACGGACAAACAATTTTCTAGTAAGGCAACCTGTGTCGGCCACCGCCAAAAAGCTCGTTCAAAGCCACCACTCATTCCAACAAGCACCCCTTCCATTTGCCTCAACTCATATCGAGAATGAGTTGGATAACACTCAAGAATTGGCAGGTTCTCATGAGAGCCTTTCTCTTGTTTCACCGTCAGAAACTAACCTGCGGCAAGACTCCAAGCCGACACTGAGCACTGAACAGGAGGCGCTTGCTTCTGTCAGCAATCCACAAAACGTGGATTCGGAATTTGTTACTCCTCTACAACATCAAGGCTGCAACTTCGAAGAACTGAGATCTGATCTTTCTCAAACGCTAAAGCTTGCGGCAAACGCCCTTGAAACTCACTCGGTATTCCTGCTCCTACCGAGCAACGTTTTTGAACGGATCGTACAGGGAAGCGAAAGCGATCTTTTTCGTAATGGGAAACAGGAGTCTGAATACGGCCACGAAGGACTCTTCCCTCTTGCAAGTCAGACACTATCGCCAACAGCTCTTCCAAAAAAGCAGAAGGTCATTACAGCGGGTCCAGCGCTTTGGGTCGCAAAGACTGGAAAGCCTCTTCATATCTCTCCCTTTGAGATGGATGCTACTGGCCTTGGCATTTATGGAACTCATATTCCACTCAAAAGTTTTGCCGCTGTCCCCTTCGGGAATAATGGAAAGGCATTGCATCAAAATCCCCAAAACTCGGTAAAATATGGAGTTCTTGCGGTCGATAGCATGAAGGCTTACAAGTTTACGCCCCTTCAAATGAAACTTCTCCAACAGATCGGAACTCAAGTTGAGAGGCTAATCGCTCTTCACTTCGAACGAGATGCACTTCTTCGAAGAAGTGACCCTGAGAGCAGTCAGCCTCATAGTAGTGAGCCTCATAGTAGTGGTCACACCTTGCCGAGCTCCGAGAAGGTTGCCAGCGAGTTTTCGCACTCAGCGCTCATGGAGCTAACATCAAATCAATTTGAAGACACCCTGAGAACACTCCTCTCCGATCAGAAAGAAAGGACTCTCTCTGTCACCTCGATCCGTTTCTCTCTCGATATGTGGCGGCCTTCTCAGGAGGTCGCATCGGATTCCCCAAACAACCCGACCCAGCCGAAAGAAGACCAAGCAAAAGACGATACGTCGTCTGGTGGAAGCTTGCTTTCTCGTCGCATATCAGCGGAACACCTGCTCGCCATCTCCGTGCACTTACAACATGCATGGCATGAAGCGAGTGTCGCTTTTTTCAAATCACTTCAATCTGAAAAACTTGAGGGCGAGACAACGGGTGAGCACCAAAGCGCGGCCTCGCTCATCTTCACCCAAGAAATCGTACTGGTATGCGATCACTTGCGCAGCGCCATGCTCACGAAGAAAATGCGCGCCCTGTTTCTCTTCTTTCTCCGTAAAAGGCTCCAATACGTAACAACGGATCCTCGAGAGGAAGCATTCGAAGTCCTCGTCAATGAAATCATCAAATCTTCAAGTGACACCCTGACAAATCTGAACAATGGAAGCGGGTGTCTGAGGGATTGGCTCGCAGATGCCTTATCAAAGAGTACTGGCTTTTCCTCAAACACCAGTGGTGGCTCTTCGCTACCGAAGAGACCCCCCTCAGCTCTCTATAGATGGCTCCGAGGAGAAGGAAGAGGCAACGCTACGCGGCGTCACCAGAAACCATTCAATTCTCAGACCTCCGAGCAGCAAACGGGGACTCAAGGATTCGCTCGCTCAACTCTTCATATTGAGGCAAATAGTGCGGGAAGAAAAGGCATGCTGGAAACACTTCGAGGAAGGTCCATAAAGCAGGTAAAGAATTT
This region includes:
- a CDS encoding GAF domain-containing protein, which encodes MSATAKKLVQSHHSFQQAPLPFASTHIENELDNTQELAGSHESLSLVSPSETNLRQDSKPTLSTEQEALASVSNPQNVDSEFVTPLQHQGCNFEELRSDLSQTLKLAANALETHSVFLLLPSNVFERIVQGSESDLFRNGKQESEYGHEGLFPLASQTLSPTALPKKQKVITAGPALWVAKTGKPLHISPFEMDATGLGIYGTHIPLKSFAAVPFGNNGKALHQNPQNSVKYGVLAVDSMKAYKFTPLQMKLLQQIGTQVERLIALHFERDALLRRSDPESSQPHSSEPHSSGHTLPSSEKVASEFSHSALMELTSNQFEDTLRTLLSDQKERTLSVTSIRFSLDMWRPSQEVASDSPNNPTQPKEDQAKDDTSSGGSLLSRRISAEHLLAISVHLQHAWHEASVAFFKSLQSEKLEGETTGEHQSAASLIFTQEIVLVCDHLRSAMLTKKMRALFLFFLRKRLQYVTTDPREEAFEVLVNEIIKSSSDTLTNLNNGSGCLRDWLADALSKSTGFSSNTSGGSSLPKRPPSALYRWLRGEGRGNATRRHQKPFNSQTSEQQTGTQGFARSTLHIEANSAGRKGMLETLRGRSIKQVKNFNHQSS